The Centroberyx gerrardi isolate f3 chromosome 7, fCenGer3.hap1.cur.20231027, whole genome shotgun sequence genome contains a region encoding:
- the dctn5 gene encoding dynactin subunit 5, giving the protein MELSEILYNKAEYIETASGNKVSRQSVLCGSQNIVLNGKTIVMNDCIIRGDLANVRVGRHCVVKSRSVIRPPFKKFSKGVAFFPLHIGDHVFIEEDCVVNAAQIGSYVHIGKNCVIGRRCVLKDCCKILDNTVLPPETVVPPFTVFSGCPGLFSGELPECTQDLMIDVTKSYYQKFLPLSQI; this is encoded by the exons ATGGAATTATCTGAAATACTGTACAACAAAGCGGAGTATATTGAAACG GCTTCTGGCAACAAAGTGAGCAGACAGTCAGTGCTGTGCGGGAGTCAGAACATCGTCCTCAATGGCAAA ACTATTGTAATGAATGACTGCATCATTAGGGGAGACCTGGCTAATGTCAGGGTGGGCAGACATTGTGTTGTGAAGAGCCGGAGCGTCATTCGACCACCTTTCAAAAAGTTCAGCAAAGG AGTGGCTTTCTTCCCCCTGCATATCGGAGACCATGTCTTCATCGAGGAGGACTGTGTGGTCAATGCAGCACAGATAGGTTCCTATGTCCACATTGGCAAGAACTGCGTCATA GGTCGACGGTGTGTGCTGAAGGACTGCTGTAAGATCTTAGACAACACTGTGCTTCCTCCTGAGACCGTGGTTCCTCCCTTCACCGTCTTCTCTGGATGCCCAG gtCTGTTTTCAGGGGAGCTCCCAGAGTGCACTCAGGACCTGATGATTGACGTAACCAAGAGCTACTACCAGAAGTTCCTGCCCCTCAGCCAGATCTAA
- the ndufab1b gene encoding NADH:ubiquinone oxidoreductase subunit AB1b: MASRVLVQCVRSLARPSGRLSAGHLAVRAAVAPASATHRPFSFVSNNQRTRWLEQTRISSVGVLCRQYGDLPPLTLETIKDRVMYVLKLYDKINPEKLQTSSHFMKDLGLDSLDQVEIIMAMEDEFGFEIPDAEAEKLMSPEEIVQYIADKKDVYE, from the exons ATGGCGTCCCGTGTCCTAGTGCAGTGCGTCCGCTCGCTTGCCCGGCCCTCGGGGAGGCTTTCAGCGGGTCACCTCGCCGTTAGAGCCGCTGTCGCCCCGGCCTCAGCGACCCACCGGCCATTCTCATTTGTGTCAAACAACCAGCGGACGCGGTGGCTCGAACAGACCCGG ATCTCCTCGGTGGGTGTGTTGTGCCGACAGTATGGGGACCTGCCCCCCCTCACCCTGGAGACCATCAAAGACCGCGTCATGTACGTCCTCAAGCTTTACGACAAGATCAACCCCGAGAAG CTGCAGACCTCATCCCACTTTATGAAAGACCTGGGTCTGGACAGCTTGGACCAGGTAGAGATCATCATGGCAATGGAGGATGAGTTTG GGTTCGAGATCCCAGACGCGGAGGCAGAGAAGCTGATGAGTCCCGAGGAGATCGTACAGTACATCGCAGACAAGAAGGATGTTTATGAATAG